A single genomic interval of Porphyromonas sp. oral taxon 275 harbors:
- a CDS encoding type B 50S ribosomal protein L31 → MKKGIHPENYRPVVFKDMSNEDIFITRSTMAAKETIVVDGVEYPLIKVEISSTSHPFFTGKAKLVDTAGRVDKFMSRYGNRKK, encoded by the coding sequence ATGAAGAAAGGAATTCATCCTGAGAACTACCGTCCTGTAGTATTTAAGGACATGTCTAACGAAGACATCTTCATCACGCGCTCTACGATGGCTGCCAAGGAAACCATCGTGGTCGACGGCGTAGAGTATCCCCTGATCAAGGTCGAAATCTCCAGCACCTCGCACCCCTTCTTCACGGGTAAGGCAAAGCTGGTCGACACGGCTGGTCGCGTAGACAAGTTCATGAGCCGCTACGGCAACCGCAAGAAGTAG